In a single window of the Pandoraea pulmonicola genome:
- a CDS encoding LysR family transcriptional regulator, translating to MTTDERKTDFHLDKLDLNLLRVFLVLMQQRSVTKASYQLGRTQSAVSHSLAKLREFFQDDLFSRDSGTMEPTACARELAEVIGSSLAGISDAVGRHRHFDPATTKRNFRIGVTDDAALAYIPRLTRHFVSQAPNAALNIIHAPGPQVTALIRSGEIDYAIAPSHGVADARLELIPLSRDRLLCVGWRENPLMKKALSVQEYLSAQHLQVSADGVSPGVADRVLHAQKLKRRVVATVPYYLVAPSVLKGSNLLAILGDSVLFAISEHDEIVVSLPPLNLPRLDICLAFDPVRQHDNGHRWLKQLIVELWKSQRQRKRELMGKFSIGRE from the coding sequence ATGACGACAGACGAACGGAAAACCGACTTCCATCTCGACAAGCTGGATTTGAATCTGCTTCGCGTGTTTCTCGTCCTGATGCAGCAACGGAGCGTGACGAAGGCTTCGTATCAGTTGGGCAGGACGCAGTCTGCCGTCAGCCACTCGCTGGCGAAGCTGCGGGAGTTCTTTCAGGACGATCTTTTCAGTCGCGACTCCGGCACCATGGAACCTACGGCGTGCGCACGCGAGCTCGCGGAAGTCATTGGGTCGTCGCTGGCCGGCATCAGCGATGCCGTGGGTCGTCACCGCCACTTCGATCCTGCGACCACCAAGCGGAATTTTCGAATCGGCGTGACCGATGATGCCGCGCTGGCCTACATTCCGAGGCTCACACGCCACTTCGTGAGTCAGGCGCCAAATGCCGCGCTCAATATCATTCACGCTCCGGGGCCGCAGGTCACCGCCCTTATTCGTTCCGGGGAAATCGACTATGCAATCGCGCCTTCGCACGGCGTCGCGGATGCCCGCCTCGAGCTGATTCCGCTGTCGCGCGACCGTCTGCTTTGCGTCGGCTGGCGAGAAAACCCACTGATGAAGAAAGCGCTCTCAGTACAGGAGTATCTGAGTGCGCAACATCTGCAGGTGTCCGCCGACGGGGTGTCGCCGGGCGTGGCAGACAGGGTTCTGCATGCACAAAAACTCAAGCGCCGGGTCGTGGCCACGGTGCCTTACTACCTCGTCGCCCCCTCTGTCCTCAAGGGATCGAACCTGCTCGCAATTCTCGGCGACAGCGTGCTTTTTGCGATTTCCGAGCACGATGAAATCGTGGTTTCGTTGCCCCCGTTGAACTTGCCTCGCCTGGACATATGCCTGGCATTCGACCCGGTGCGGCAACACGACAACGGCCATCGGTGGCTCAAGCAACTCATCGTGGAACTGTGGAAATCCCAACGCCAGCGCAAGCGCGAACTGATGGGGAAGTTCAGCATCGGTCGCGAATGA
- a CDS encoding amino acid permease — translation MKAAESGAFSPAPLDAQSELGKRMKPRHLVMMSLGCAIGTGLFVGMGKAIAVAGPAVLVAFGFASLLVILIIRMIGEMAAANPNSGALSVYVGNALGPTAGITVGWLWWLTMVISIASEATATAVILHAYWPSLPQWALALSFVGGFTIINLAGSSKFGEMEFWFAGLKIAVIIAFIGVGVAILAGVVPHVPSPGLSNLFSHGGFMPTGLAGVGAALLIVTFTYGGTEIIAIAAAETEDPKRNISRAIRSMLYRIVLFFVVPVAIMVTVLPWNSSDLKAGPFVAILKLAGIPGVEVMITMTIALALLSSLNANIYGASRLIFSLAERGSAPRRFTRLAANRVPRAAMLASVAFGFAAVAMNYLWPETVLMLLLNAVGSVNMILWASAIVSQIILRRRADRDPSVELPVKMWAFPYLSYLAAAMMAAFVVVSLFHAESRNQMITTGVSAAAIALIYQIRGRRVSAGSAARQ, via the coding sequence ATGAAAGCTGCTGAAAGTGGAGCTTTTTCGCCCGCGCCTCTCGACGCGCAGAGCGAACTCGGAAAGCGGATGAAGCCTCGTCATCTGGTGATGATGAGTCTGGGGTGTGCGATCGGCACGGGGCTCTTCGTGGGGATGGGCAAGGCGATCGCCGTGGCCGGACCGGCAGTCCTGGTGGCTTTCGGCTTCGCCAGTCTTCTGGTGATTCTCATTATCCGGATGATCGGCGAGATGGCCGCCGCTAATCCGAACAGCGGGGCGCTGTCCGTGTACGTCGGCAACGCGTTGGGGCCGACGGCGGGTATCACGGTCGGCTGGTTGTGGTGGCTCACGATGGTGATCTCCATCGCTTCCGAGGCAACGGCCACTGCCGTGATTCTTCATGCGTATTGGCCATCGCTTCCGCAGTGGGCGCTGGCTTTGAGCTTCGTCGGCGGATTCACGATCATCAACCTCGCGGGCTCATCGAAGTTCGGGGAGATGGAATTCTGGTTTGCCGGGTTGAAGATCGCGGTGATTATCGCGTTCATCGGGGTCGGCGTGGCAATTCTTGCCGGCGTCGTTCCTCATGTTCCTTCGCCGGGGCTGAGCAACCTTTTCAGCCATGGCGGATTCATGCCCACGGGGTTGGCCGGTGTCGGCGCAGCGCTTCTCATCGTGACGTTCACGTACGGCGGCACCGAGATCATCGCCATCGCGGCGGCGGAGACGGAAGATCCGAAGCGGAACATCTCGCGAGCCATTCGCTCGATGCTCTATCGGATCGTGCTGTTCTTCGTCGTTCCCGTTGCCATCATGGTCACCGTTCTGCCGTGGAATTCCAGTGATCTGAAGGCCGGGCCGTTCGTGGCCATTCTCAAGCTCGCTGGCATCCCCGGGGTGGAGGTCATGATCACGATGACCATTGCGCTCGCACTGCTTTCGTCGCTGAATGCCAACATCTATGGCGCGTCACGCCTGATCTTCTCGCTCGCCGAGCGTGGCTCCGCACCGCGTCGCTTCACTCGCCTGGCTGCGAATCGCGTACCGCGTGCGGCCATGCTCGCATCCGTCGCGTTCGGTTTCGCTGCGGTGGCGATGAACTACCTTTGGCCCGAAACCGTCCTGATGCTGCTGCTCAACGCCGTGGGCTCGGTGAACATGATCCTGTGGGCGTCCGCGATCGTCTCGCAGATCATTCTGCGACGCCGTGCGGATCGGGACCCGAGTGTGGAACTGCCGGTAAAGATGTGGGCCTTCCCGTATCTGTCATACCTCGCTGCGGCCATGATGGCGGCCTTCGTCGTGGTTTCGCTCTTCCACGCCGAGTCCCGCAACCAGATGATCACGACCGGCGTGAGCGCGGCGGCCATTGCATTGATCTACCAGATTCGCGGTCGACGAGTGTCGGCGGGCTCCGCAGCCCGCCAGTGA
- a CDS encoding putative bifunctional diguanylate cyclase/phosphodiesterase, translating into MYVSTYDPLLVTLSILVATLASYTALDMTGRIVSARGSAARWWLAGGSFAMGVGIWSMHFIGMLAFDLPIPLGYDPAITLLSLLIAVVFSAFALWLVCQDSLPRHRLTFGAILMGIGVASMHYTGMAAMRMQPGIQYTPWIFCLSVLIAIAASGAALWIAFSLRRHSPRTRQLRAGAAVVMGLAIVGMHYTGMAAAEFPFGTICGAAGGTGATGWLAVVVIVGTLAVLAIALTVSVLDFRLESQTSKLAMSLAEANQELTYLALHDPLTKLPNRELLQDRMDQAIQRAEISNGRFALMFVDLDGFKAVNDVFGHAIGDLLLQEISLRISKCVRSRDTIARVGGDEFVLLGDVSEPTDAATLAEKLLAEIRKPVSVHGHDLFVSGSVGIAMYPENGASEEVLLSNADAAMYHAKSIGKNTYCFFDASMNANVHEQLKFVMDLRSALVRGELVLHFQPKFVAPDGPVTGAEALVRWIHPSRGLITPDQFIPIAEKGGLIIPLGEWVLNEACRQMKEWRQRGHTEWDVSVNVSSLQFAHARFTETVRATLERHGLDPSCLTIEVTESTAMRDVETSLKILQELSEMGVKISIDDFGTGYSSLMYLKRLPATELKIDREFVSELTRDTEDAAIVSAIVALGQALNLRIVAEGVETAEQQEFLTDLGCDSLQGFLLGRPVPAEEFVAHVAAKDAPLPVASRHALRIE; encoded by the coding sequence ATGTACGTCAGTACCTATGATCCGCTGTTGGTCACCCTGTCAATTCTTGTAGCAACGCTTGCTTCCTACACCGCGCTGGACATGACAGGACGAATTGTCAGCGCGCGCGGATCGGCCGCCCGATGGTGGCTCGCCGGTGGGTCGTTTGCCATGGGGGTCGGCATCTGGTCGATGCACTTTATCGGAATGCTGGCGTTCGACCTGCCCATTCCCCTCGGGTACGACCCGGCGATTACGCTTCTTTCCCTGCTCATTGCGGTTGTCTTTTCGGCGTTCGCGCTCTGGCTCGTATGCCAGGACTCGCTCCCCCGGCACCGCCTGACGTTCGGCGCGATTCTGATGGGCATCGGCGTCGCGAGCATGCACTACACGGGCATGGCCGCGATGCGCATGCAGCCCGGCATCCAGTACACGCCGTGGATCTTCTGCCTGTCGGTGTTGATCGCCATCGCCGCTTCCGGCGCAGCCCTCTGGATCGCGTTCAGCCTGCGCCGCCACTCGCCGCGCACCCGTCAATTGCGCGCGGGCGCCGCCGTCGTCATGGGCCTGGCCATCGTCGGTATGCATTACACCGGGATGGCGGCGGCCGAATTCCCGTTCGGCACCATCTGCGGGGCAGCGGGAGGCACCGGCGCCACGGGATGGCTGGCCGTGGTGGTGATCGTCGGCACGCTCGCCGTATTGGCCATCGCCCTGACCGTGTCGGTCCTCGACTTCCGCCTTGAATCGCAGACCTCGAAGCTCGCCATGTCGCTGGCGGAAGCCAATCAGGAACTGACATATCTGGCGCTCCACGATCCGCTCACGAAGCTTCCCAACCGCGAATTGCTGCAAGACCGGATGGATCAGGCGATCCAGCGCGCGGAAATATCGAACGGGCGCTTCGCACTCATGTTCGTCGATCTCGACGGTTTCAAGGCCGTGAACGATGTGTTCGGCCACGCGATCGGCGATCTCCTGCTGCAGGAAATTTCGCTTCGCATTTCCAAGTGCGTGAGAAGTCGGGACACCATCGCCCGCGTCGGGGGAGACGAGTTCGTACTGCTCGGCGACGTGAGCGAGCCGACCGATGCGGCAACGCTGGCCGAAAAGCTGCTCGCCGAGATCCGCAAGCCGGTCTCGGTGCATGGCCATGACCTGTTCGTTTCGGGCAGCGTCGGGATTGCGATGTACCCCGAAAACGGTGCGTCGGAAGAAGTGTTGCTGTCCAACGCGGACGCGGCGATGTATCACGCCAAATCGATCGGCAAGAACACTTACTGCTTCTTCGATGCCTCGATGAACGCCAACGTGCACGAGCAACTGAAGTTCGTGATGGACCTCCGATCGGCATTGGTGCGCGGCGAACTGGTCCTGCACTTTCAACCAAAGTTTGTCGCGCCCGACGGTCCGGTGACCGGCGCCGAAGCGCTGGTGCGCTGGATTCATCCGTCGCGAGGCCTTATCACGCCCGACCAGTTCATCCCCATCGCCGAAAAGGGCGGCCTGATCATCCCGTTGGGAGAGTGGGTGCTCAACGAAGCCTGCCGTCAGATGAAGGAATGGCGGCAGCGCGGACACACCGAATGGGACGTTTCGGTCAACGTCTCCTCGCTCCAGTTCGCACATGCGAGGTTTACGGAGACCGTGCGCGCAACGCTCGAGCGACACGGACTGGATCCGAGCTGCCTGACCATCGAGGTTACGGAATCCACTGCCATGCGCGACGTGGAGACGAGCCTGAAAATCCTGCAAGAACTCAGCGAAATGGGCGTAAAGATCTCGATAGACGATTTCGGAACCGGATATTCGAGCCTGATGTATCTGAAGCGCCTTCCGGCCACCGAACTCAAGATCGATCGGGAATTCGTCAGCGAACTGACACGCGATACGGAAGACGCGGCGATCGTATCGGCCATCGTCGCGCTAGGCCAGGCGCTGAATCTTCGTATTGTCGCGGAGGGCGTCGAGACAGCGGAACAGCAGGAATTCCTCACCGATCTTGGCTGCGACTCGCTGCAGGGCTTTCTTCTGGGGCGTCCCGTGCCCGCGGAAGAGTTCGTCGCGCATGTGGCGGCAAAGGATGCGCCGCTCCCAGTTGCATCCCGCCACGCTCTGCGCATCGAGTAA